A single window of Achromobacter xylosoxidans DNA harbors:
- a CDS encoding porin — MGIPAWKLAACALLCAMGACRAQAAVTVYGIVDAGLAYIDNGARHGASSVAMRSGILSGSLVGLQGSEELGEGLRAVFQLETDFNLGNGQAATYYGDPASATAAEPRGQPIAGGFNRRAYVGVESRHGSLSLGRDYTPLYWSMVEVDPLKLAGYGNMQQIVQLSGTGSERFGRASNALFYATPVTSDGLQLRLMGSFGSQGWGGPDRRPADANRMWGASVAYYARGGAVLTTAYQQLRLPRVAGTPPFFTGAAGTRHDLLVGGRYPMGNVTLAGGYFRAWHPEPGHDGGTVWAGGVIRFARGVLAVNVQRAVLQQPDGRARATVIGASYVYPVSPKISFYLSYGLLNNTAASALTLGGVPPAGAGADVRAYGAGMRFIF; from the coding sequence ATGGGCATTCCGGCCTGGAAGCTGGCCGCCTGCGCGCTGCTGTGCGCCATGGGAGCGTGCCGCGCGCAGGCGGCGGTGACGGTGTATGGCATCGTGGACGCTGGCCTGGCATACATCGACAATGGCGCGCGGCACGGCGCCAGCTCGGTGGCGATGCGGTCCGGCATACTCAGCGGCTCGCTGGTCGGGTTGCAAGGATCGGAGGAGCTTGGCGAAGGCCTGCGCGCGGTGTTCCAGCTGGAGACCGATTTCAACCTGGGCAATGGCCAGGCTGCCACGTATTACGGCGATCCCGCCAGCGCCACGGCGGCCGAGCCGCGTGGGCAACCGATAGCGGGCGGTTTCAACCGGCGCGCCTACGTCGGCGTTGAGAGCCGTCATGGCAGCTTGAGCCTGGGGCGTGACTACACGCCGCTGTACTGGTCGATGGTGGAAGTCGACCCGCTGAAGCTGGCGGGTTACGGCAACATGCAGCAGATCGTGCAATTGTCGGGCACCGGCTCCGAGCGCTTCGGCCGCGCCAGCAATGCGCTGTTCTACGCTACGCCTGTGACATCGGACGGCCTGCAACTGCGCCTGATGGGCAGCTTTGGCTCGCAAGGCTGGGGCGGTCCGGACCGACGGCCGGCCGATGCCAATCGCATGTGGGGAGCCTCGGTCGCCTACTACGCCCGCGGCGGGGCCGTGCTGACCACGGCCTACCAGCAGTTGCGCCTGCCGCGCGTGGCAGGGACGCCGCCGTTCTTCACCGGGGCGGCCGGCACCCGTCACGATCTGTTGGTGGGAGGGCGGTATCCCATGGGCAACGTGACCCTGGCTGGCGGATATTTCCGGGCTTGGCACCCCGAGCCGGGGCACGATGGCGGCACGGTTTGGGCGGGCGGAGTGATCCGGTTTGCGCGCGGTGTTCTCGCGGTCAACGTCCAGCGCGCAGTGCTGCAGCAACCGGACGGCCGCGCCCGCGCCACCGTGATCGGCGCGAGTTACGTCTATCCGGTGTCGCCCAAGATCTCGTTTTACCTGTCCTATGGCCTGTTGAACAACACGGCAGCGTCCGCGCTGACGCTGGGCGGCGTGCCGCCCGCCGGCGCGGGCGCTGACGTGCGCGCCTACGGCGCGGGCATGCGTTTCATTTTCTGA
- a CDS encoding 3-(methylthio)propionyl-CoA ligase translates to MSSMQPNPPPGQMMNRPLLISSLLRHADQCFGSTEIVSRRVEGDIHRYTYRDCHRRCRRLANALAGLGVEPGQRVATLAWNGYRHLELYYAVSGSGAVIHTVNPRLHPEQIAYLLNHAEDQYVFFDLDLLDLVSRVAPRCPGVRGYVMLCGREQMPAAAPLAGLSCYEDLLAAAGEAYDWPELDENTASGLCYTSGTTGPPKGVLYTQRSTVLHAYAAALPDALNLSARETVLPVVPMFHVNAWGLPYAAPLTGAKLVLPGPALDGASLHALFEAEGVTSAAGVPTVWLGLLDYVEQNGLAFSAFRRTVVGGAACPPALMRALRERHGIDVVHAWGMTELSPLGTSCTLRAAELALPQAARDAILESQGNPVFGIELKIIDAQGVELPWDGQARGDLLARGPWVADGYYRGGESQAHPGWFATGDIASIDVDGRLRIRDRSKDVIKSGGEWISSIELENIAMSHPAVAEAACIAVPHPKWGERPLLVVVPRAGMNLSRDALLALYEGRIAKWWIPDDVVCVERLPMGVTGKVLKHVLRERFNEQGQPMG, encoded by the coding sequence ATGTCGTCGATGCAACCGAATCCCCCGCCGGGCCAGATGATGAACCGCCCCTTGTTGATTTCCAGCCTCCTGCGGCACGCCGACCAATGCTTCGGCAGCACTGAAATCGTATCGCGCCGCGTGGAAGGCGATATCCACCGCTATACCTATCGCGACTGCCACCGGCGATGCCGCCGATTGGCCAATGCGTTGGCCGGACTGGGAGTCGAGCCGGGCCAGCGCGTCGCCACGCTGGCCTGGAACGGCTACCGCCATCTGGAGCTTTACTACGCCGTGTCCGGATCGGGCGCCGTCATCCATACCGTCAATCCGCGCCTGCATCCGGAGCAGATCGCCTATCTGCTGAACCATGCCGAAGATCAATACGTGTTCTTCGACCTGGACCTGCTGGACCTGGTGAGCCGGGTGGCGCCGCGCTGTCCGGGCGTGCGGGGCTATGTGATGCTGTGCGGGCGCGAGCAGATGCCCGCTGCCGCGCCCTTGGCCGGCCTGTCGTGCTACGAGGACTTGCTGGCGGCCGCCGGCGAGGCCTACGACTGGCCCGAGCTCGATGAGAACACGGCCAGCGGCCTTTGCTACACCTCCGGCACCACAGGCCCGCCCAAGGGCGTGCTCTATACGCAGCGCTCCACCGTCCTGCACGCCTACGCCGCGGCGCTGCCGGACGCGCTGAATCTGTCGGCGCGCGAAACCGTGCTGCCGGTGGTGCCGATGTTTCATGTCAACGCCTGGGGGCTGCCATATGCGGCGCCGTTGACCGGGGCAAAGCTGGTGCTGCCCGGCCCCGCGCTCGATGGCGCCTCGCTGCACGCCTTGTTCGAAGCCGAAGGCGTGACCTCGGCGGCTGGCGTGCCGACGGTGTGGCTGGGCCTGCTGGACTACGTCGAGCAGAACGGGTTGGCGTTCAGCGCCTTCCGCCGCACGGTGGTCGGCGGCGCGGCATGCCCGCCGGCATTGATGCGGGCATTGCGCGAACGGCACGGTATCGACGTGGTGCACGCCTGGGGCATGACGGAACTGTCGCCATTGGGCACCAGTTGCACGCTGCGGGCGGCTGAGCTGGCGCTGCCGCAAGCGGCCCGGGACGCCATCCTGGAAAGCCAGGGCAATCCGGTGTTCGGCATCGAGTTGAAGATCATCGATGCTCAAGGCGTCGAGCTCCCGTGGGACGGCCAGGCGCGCGGCGATTTGCTGGCACGCGGGCCATGGGTTGCCGACGGCTATTACCGGGGCGGCGAATCGCAAGCTCATCCCGGTTGGTTCGCCACCGGCGACATCGCGTCCATCGATGTCGACGGCCGGCTGCGGATACGCGATCGCAGCAAGGACGTCATCAAATCGGGCGGCGAATGGATCAGCTCCATCGAACTGGAAAATATCGCGATGTCCCACCCCGCGGTGGCCGAGGCGGCATGCATCGCGGTGCCGCATCCCAAATGGGGCGAGCGGCCGCTGTTGGTGGTTGTGCCGCGCGCCGGCATGAACCTGTCGCGCGATGCCTTGTTGGCCTTGTACGAAGGGCGCATCGCCAAGTGGTGGATTCCCGATGACGTCGTCTGCGTCGAGCGGCTGCCGATGGGCGTGACGGGCAAGGTGCTCAAGCACGTGCTGCGCGAGCGGTTCAACGAGCAAGGCCAGCCCATGGGCTGA
- a CDS encoding PAS domain S-box protein: protein MNPVRQPARAPQAPDFEALIEAAGDLIYTLDLEGRFTYLNQAAERVLGFRARALMGLPFTEVLTENSAQIASRHYRQGVLGQDRTPFFEVEARHRDGRIVHLEVRAGPLMRGGKVVGRQGIARDINEIKALQSLVTEKSQRVTLLEERTRIAMAMYARIAELVHGAPEAGEAGDDKLREAQCMLSRLAAEKHGLSASDLKILGLLAQGRSNAEIAGIVHRSPHTVKDSVKKIMSRLGARRRAEAVACAIKAGLIAPGP from the coding sequence ATGAACCCTGTCCGCCAGCCCGCTCGCGCACCGCAAGCGCCGGATTTCGAGGCCTTGATCGAGGCCGCCGGCGACCTGATCTACACGCTCGATCTGGAAGGCCGGTTCACCTACCTGAACCAGGCCGCCGAGCGCGTGCTGGGATTTCGCGCCAGGGCGTTGATGGGCCTGCCGTTCACCGAGGTGCTGACCGAGAACTCGGCGCAGATCGCCTCGCGCCACTACCGCCAGGGCGTCCTGGGACAGGACCGCACGCCGTTCTTCGAAGTCGAGGCGCGCCATCGCGACGGCCGTATCGTCCATCTCGAGGTGCGCGCCGGCCCGCTGATGCGGGGCGGGAAAGTGGTCGGGCGCCAGGGCATCGCCCGTGACATCAACGAGATCAAGGCGCTGCAGTCGCTGGTAACCGAGAAGTCGCAGCGCGTGACCCTGTTGGAGGAGCGCACGCGCATTGCGATGGCCATGTACGCGCGCATCGCCGAACTGGTGCACGGGGCACCTGAGGCCGGCGAGGCGGGGGATGACAAGCTGCGCGAGGCGCAATGCATGCTCAGCCGTCTGGCCGCCGAAAAGCATGGGCTGAGCGCCTCGGACCTGAAGATCCTGGGCCTGCTGGCGCAGGGGCGGTCCAATGCGGAGATCGCCGGCATCGTCCACCGCAGTCCCCACACGGTCAAGGACAGCGTCAAGAAGATCATGTCGAGGCTGGGCGCCAGGCGACGCGCCGAGGCGGTGGCCTGCGCCATCAAGGCGGGCCTGATCGCGCCGGGGCCGTGA
- a CDS encoding cyclase family protein, producing MNIRNTSRLLAVALGAAIGFNAFAHGAPARAPASGQEVGISPWGPDDEIGRLNLITPASRAAVMSRVAGDKVYDLATEYYVGMPSWQDAGDPHYQFWMTHTPRGTEVDDPMGVGKDMNAMRSYTGTAFSMYSHTGTHIDALNHFGIHGRIWNGFRADEHLGDRGWKRTGIEKFPPLVARGVLIDVAALKGVDMLPDSYRITRQDLKAALARQKTALQQGDIVLIRTGRMKLYDDPAAYMAKPPGMGLDAARYLVEEGGAMILGADNLSFETFPSEVADDYVPLHTYLLAQQGVPIIELAALDELSRDKVYEFAFIGGPLKIRGGDAAPLRPVAMPLR from the coding sequence ATGAACATCCGCAATACTTCCAGACTGCTCGCCGTGGCGCTGGGCGCTGCCATTGGTTTCAACGCTTTTGCGCATGGCGCGCCGGCGCGCGCGCCCGCCTCCGGGCAGGAGGTCGGCATCAGCCCATGGGGGCCGGACGACGAGATCGGCCGCCTCAACCTCATCACGCCCGCCTCGCGCGCCGCCGTGATGTCGCGTGTGGCGGGCGACAAGGTCTATGACCTGGCCACGGAATACTACGTGGGCATGCCGAGCTGGCAGGATGCTGGCGATCCCCATTACCAGTTCTGGATGACGCACACGCCGCGCGGCACCGAAGTCGATGATCCGATGGGCGTGGGCAAGGACATGAACGCGATGCGCAGCTACACCGGCACCGCGTTCTCGATGTACAGCCACACCGGCACGCACATCGACGCGCTGAACCACTTCGGCATCCACGGCAGGATATGGAACGGATTTCGCGCCGACGAACACCTGGGCGACCGCGGCTGGAAGCGCACCGGCATCGAGAAATTCCCGCCGCTGGTGGCGCGCGGGGTGCTGATCGACGTGGCCGCGCTGAAGGGCGTGGACATGCTGCCGGATTCGTATCGCATTACCCGCCAGGACCTGAAGGCGGCGCTGGCGCGGCAGAAGACCGCGCTGCAGCAGGGCGACATCGTGCTGATCCGCACCGGCCGCATGAAGCTGTACGACGACCCGGCCGCCTACATGGCCAAGCCGCCGGGCATGGGGCTGGACGCGGCCCGCTATCTGGTGGAAGAAGGCGGCGCCATGATCCTGGGCGCGGACAACCTCAGCTTCGAGACCTTCCCGTCGGAAGTCGCCGATGACTACGTGCCGCTGCATACCTACCTGCTGGCGCAGCAAGGCGTGCCCATCATCGAACTGGCGGCGCTGGACGAACTGTCGCGCGACAAGGTCTATGAGTTCGCTTTCATTGGCGGCCCGCTGAAGATCCGTGGCGGCGATGCGGCGCCGTTGCGCCCGGTGGCGATGCCGCTGCGCTGA
- a CDS encoding DsbA family protein — protein sequence MDANMFSTSPFATSASASAEAAAPATPLTVDFFHDVVCGWCYVMSPRLRQVAAELGVTVRQRSFVLQESPEQMRRVFGSMERAKRVILGHWEACARHDDTPRIDIEGMRGETFDYPSGLAGALACQAAHLLAGEAGHWDLFDAIQRAHLSEHRNVGDTAVLLDIAAALGFDRPDFARVMQGEEARRRVREDRAAAARLGIDSIPTLVAGPHQARLQTLPLADLRDRLLALMPARA from the coding sequence ATGGACGCCAACATGTTTTCGACTTCGCCTTTCGCCACTTCAGCCTCCGCATCCGCCGAAGCCGCCGCGCCCGCCACGCCGCTGACCGTGGATTTCTTCCATGACGTGGTCTGCGGCTGGTGCTACGTGATGTCGCCGCGCCTGCGCCAGGTGGCGGCCGAACTCGGCGTCACGGTGCGCCAGCGCAGCTTCGTGCTGCAGGAATCGCCTGAACAGATGCGTCGTGTATTCGGCTCGATGGAACGCGCCAAGCGCGTGATTCTGGGCCATTGGGAGGCCTGCGCCCGCCATGATGACACGCCGCGTATCGACATCGAGGGCATGCGCGGCGAGACCTTCGACTATCCCAGCGGCCTGGCCGGCGCGCTGGCCTGCCAGGCCGCTCACCTGCTGGCCGGCGAGGCGGGCCACTGGGACCTGTTCGACGCCATCCAGCGCGCGCACCTGAGCGAGCATCGCAACGTCGGCGATACCGCGGTCCTGCTGGACATCGCGGCGGCGCTGGGATTCGACCGCCCCGACTTTGCCCGCGTGATGCAAGGCGAAGAAGCGCGGCGGCGCGTGCGGGAAGACCGCGCGGCCGCCGCGCGGCTGGGCATTGACTCCATTCCGACGCTGGTCGCGGGACCGCACCAGGCCCGCTTGCAGACCCTGCCGCTGGCCGATCTGCGCGATCGCCTGCTGGCGCTGATGCCGGCGCGCGCCTAG
- a CDS encoding LysR family transcriptional regulator, whose translation MDTFNYMRAFRRIVELGSLAKAAEDLDMSSAGLSKQLRALEAHLGAVLIQRTTRKMSLTDTGAAYYAECCRLLDALDALEKSVKRQSGRVSGRLRVNAPVSFALSVLSPLLARFLRQYPELRLDLAMEDRLVDAVGQGFDVSIRLRAQLDDSSLIARRLASLTQVLCAAPSYLERRGLPDSVEALRGHDILSYSLADSPGPVPEEDAGQPADPLAGPALIQVNNSLMLRDLLEAGLGIGALPSFLAGPALAAGRLARVLPELPGSPRQVYAVYPTSRHLQPKVKAFVDFLAEHLPAAMRGDS comes from the coding sequence ATGGACACCTTCAACTATATGCGCGCCTTCCGGCGCATCGTGGAACTGGGCAGCCTCGCCAAGGCGGCCGAGGACCTGGACATGTCGTCAGCTGGTCTGAGCAAGCAGCTGCGCGCCCTCGAAGCCCACCTGGGAGCGGTGCTGATCCAGCGCACCACCCGCAAGATGAGCCTCACCGACACCGGCGCCGCCTATTACGCCGAATGCTGCCGGCTGCTCGATGCGCTGGATGCGCTGGAGAAGTCCGTCAAGCGCCAGTCCGGCCGCGTTTCGGGACGGCTGCGCGTGAACGCGCCGGTGTCCTTTGCGCTGAGCGTGCTGTCGCCGTTGCTGGCGCGCTTCCTGCGCCAGTACCCCGAGTTGCGGCTCGATCTGGCCATGGAGGACCGGCTGGTCGATGCGGTGGGGCAGGGCTTCGATGTGTCGATCCGGCTGCGAGCGCAACTGGATGATTCCTCCCTGATCGCGCGTCGCCTGGCGTCGCTGACGCAGGTGCTGTGCGCGGCGCCCTCGTACCTGGAGCGCCGCGGCCTTCCGGACAGCGTCGAGGCGTTGCGCGGGCATGACATCCTCAGCTATAGCCTGGCCGACAGCCCCGGTCCGGTTCCCGAGGAAGACGCTGGCCAGCCGGCCGATCCGCTGGCTGGCCCCGCGCTGATCCAGGTCAACAACAGCCTGATGCTGCGCGACCTGCTCGAGGCGGGGCTGGGGATCGGCGCCTTGCCGTCGTTCCTGGCCGGGCCCGCCCTGGCGGCCGGCAGGCTGGCGCGGGTGCTGCCCGAGCTGCCCGGCTCGCCGCGCCAGGTCTACGCCGTCTACCCGACCAGCCGCCACCTGCAACCCAAGGTCAAGGCGTTCGTCGACTTCCTGGCCGAGCACCTGCCCGCCGCCATGCGCGGCGATTCTTGA
- a CDS encoding ankyrin repeat domain-containing protein: MSIIRSWRKFLAAALLAVAESGAASAGETGAELLRAAGAGDLARVQALLARGAPLEARDADGNTPLLRATLANQEAVATALMAAGADVNAKNRMQDSAYLYAGARGHNGILAETLRHGADLRSTNRYGGTALIPACERGLVDTVRMLLRAGVDPNHVNRLGWTGLLEAIILSDGGPAHQAVVRLLLDNGADVNLPDGDGRSPLWHARQRGQEAIATMLQAAGAR; the protein is encoded by the coding sequence ATGTCCATCATCCGTTCCTGGCGCAAGTTCCTGGCGGCCGCCCTGCTGGCGGTCGCGGAGAGTGGCGCGGCCAGCGCAGGCGAGACCGGCGCCGAGCTGCTGCGCGCCGCCGGCGCCGGCGACCTTGCGCGCGTCCAGGCGCTGCTGGCCCGGGGCGCGCCGCTTGAAGCGCGCGACGCCGACGGCAATACGCCCCTTCTGCGGGCAACGCTGGCCAACCAGGAAGCCGTCGCCACGGCGCTCATGGCTGCGGGCGCCGACGTCAACGCCAAGAACCGCATGCAGGACAGCGCCTACCTGTACGCCGGCGCGCGCGGCCACAACGGCATCCTGGCCGAGACGCTGCGCCATGGCGCCGACCTGCGCAGCACCAATCGGTATGGCGGTACCGCCCTGATCCCGGCGTGCGAGCGCGGCCTGGTCGACACGGTGCGCATGCTGCTGCGCGCCGGCGTCGATCCCAACCATGTCAACCGGCTCGGCTGGACCGGCCTGCTGGAAGCCATCATCCTGAGCGATGGCGGCCCCGCCCACCAGGCGGTCGTCAGGCTGCTGCTCGACAATGGCGCCGACGTGAACCTGCCGGACGGCGACGGCCGCAGCCCGTTGTGGCATGCGCGCCAGCGCGGCCAGGAAGCCATCGCGACGATGCTGCAGGCCGCCGGCGCGCGCTAG
- a CDS encoding PIG-L family deacetylase, with the protein MTRIRTTLLSLAAQALFFACLVSPTLAAPPTLAQCNGIKDLAFVAHLDDDLLFMNPDIASNIAAGGCVRVVYLTASDAGEGDTYMLGRERGVRAAYAYMARQPDLWKESAGHAGQRQIARFTLSGNPRVQLWHLRLKDPWLGKGWGSLTPLSRTESEPGQMVDTLGPYPEVYSREQLVDTLAELIRQYQPTTVRHLDDTITVPYTQLCWRCAGHGHPDHIASARLVRAAMLRAPGNYAETGYIDYPSQERASNLAENEIASKSVIFQHYAWNDYHYCAGPTGCKEPAGPAAAWVQRAYYVSRQDMPPQIYPDGRDGLVVYAAGETNAAVNRWDSGQRRWQSLGGRTGGPLVTFGHADSTAGLMARDPLGGVWANKQRHDGTWQGWQALAGIRVSQIPAVAPRGEAAAVALGYDGLLHWIAPSGIDGSWGHWQSLPPLDGATGAPAVVRGDDGRYIVFASAGGGQLFYTRQLPAAKGQRPDWQPWRRVAAPEAAGGLAAIRNHEHRVELYFRQRANNHLTRLEEAGDTTDMEMDWSAPVDLGVPYIGRPAVDADAQGNVVLAILERADGPLWLVEHGKPARLQAEAASPPAIHLVNGTLYVVARMAGGPQRYQVLSRRDGLWAANLTLDGMPSNGGGPFATLAARPADLPKLGANDSHNAVVIRPSSTEPGTLAQEPMPNQASRTATPTHVQ; encoded by the coding sequence TTGACGCGGATACGCACGACCCTGCTCTCCCTTGCCGCGCAGGCGCTGTTTTTCGCCTGCCTGGTCTCGCCCACCCTGGCCGCGCCGCCCACGCTGGCGCAATGCAACGGCATCAAGGACCTGGCCTTCGTCGCCCACCTGGATGACGACCTGCTGTTCATGAACCCGGACATCGCGTCCAACATCGCGGCCGGCGGCTGCGTGCGCGTGGTCTACCTGACGGCCAGCGACGCCGGCGAAGGCGACACCTACATGCTGGGCCGCGAGCGCGGCGTGCGCGCCGCCTACGCCTACATGGCGCGCCAGCCCGACCTCTGGAAGGAAAGCGCCGGCCACGCGGGCCAACGGCAGATCGCGCGCTTCACCCTGAGCGGCAACCCGCGTGTGCAACTGTGGCATCTGCGCCTGAAAGACCCATGGCTGGGCAAGGGCTGGGGCAGCCTCACCCCGCTGAGCCGCACCGAATCGGAACCCGGGCAGATGGTGGACACGCTCGGGCCCTACCCCGAGGTCTACTCGCGCGAGCAACTGGTCGACACCCTGGCCGAACTGATCCGCCAGTACCAGCCGACCACCGTGCGCCACCTGGACGACACCATCACGGTGCCCTACACGCAACTGTGCTGGCGCTGCGCCGGACACGGGCATCCCGACCATATCGCCAGCGCGCGGCTGGTGCGCGCGGCCATGCTGCGCGCCCCCGGCAACTATGCCGAGACCGGCTACATCGACTACCCCAGCCAGGAACGCGCCAGCAACCTCGCCGAAAACGAGATCGCCAGCAAATCAGTGATCTTCCAGCACTACGCCTGGAACGACTACCACTATTGCGCCGGCCCCACCGGCTGCAAGGAACCCGCCGGCCCCGCCGCCGCCTGGGTGCAGCGCGCCTACTACGTCTCGCGCCAGGACATGCCGCCGCAGATCTACCCCGATGGCCGCGACGGCCTGGTGGTGTACGCCGCCGGCGAAACCAATGCCGCCGTCAATCGCTGGGATTCCGGCCAGCGCCGCTGGCAGAGCCTGGGCGGGCGCACCGGCGGTCCGCTGGTCACCTTCGGCCACGCCGACAGCACCGCCGGGTTGATGGCGCGCGATCCGCTGGGCGGCGTTTGGGCCAACAAACAGCGCCACGACGGCACCTGGCAGGGCTGGCAGGCGCTGGCCGGGATCCGCGTCAGCCAGATCCCGGCGGTGGCGCCGCGCGGCGAAGCCGCCGCCGTCGCGCTCGGCTACGACGGCCTGCTGCACTGGATCGCGCCGTCCGGCATCGACGGCAGCTGGGGCCACTGGCAAAGCCTGCCGCCGCTGGACGGCGCCACCGGCGCCCCCGCGGTCGTGCGCGGCGACGACGGCCGCTACATCGTGTTTGCGTCGGCGGGCGGCGGCCAGCTGTTCTACACGCGCCAATTGCCGGCCGCCAAGGGCCAGCGCCCCGATTGGCAGCCCTGGCGCCGCGTGGCCGCGCCAGAGGCCGCCGGCGGGCTGGCCGCGATCCGCAACCACGAACACCGGGTCGAACTCTATTTCCGCCAACGCGCCAACAATCACCTGACGCGGCTGGAGGAAGCCGGCGACACCACCGACATGGAAATGGACTGGAGCGCGCCCGTCGACCTGGGCGTGCCCTACATCGGCCGCCCCGCCGTCGATGCCGACGCGCAAGGCAACGTGGTGCTGGCGATCCTCGAACGCGCGGACGGTCCGCTCTGGCTGGTCGAGCACGGCAAGCCCGCCAGGCTGCAGGCCGAAGCCGCCTCGCCACCGGCGATCCATCTCGTCAATGGCACGCTATATGTAGTGGCTCGCATGGCAGGCGGCCCCCAGCGCTACCAGGTGCTGTCGCGCCGCGACGGCCTGTGGGCGGCCAACCTGACGCTGGACGGCATGCCGTCCAATGGCGGCGGCCCCTTCGCCACCCTGGCCGCGCGGCCCGCCGACCTGCCCAAGCTGGGCGCCAACGACAGCCACAACGCCGTCGTGATACGGCCCTCCTCCACCGAGCCAGGCACCTTGGCGCAGGAGCCCATGCCCAACCAGGCCTCGCGCACCGCCACGCCCACGCACGTGCAATGA
- a CDS encoding sigma-70 family RNA polymerase sigma factor, with the protein MKADGYGAAPSMDVIYGDHHEWLQGWLRRRLGNAADAADLAHDAFLRLLSKPASQGFKSFPEARGYLRAMANGLCADFWRRREVEQAWLDTLATRPESFEPSPEQRALVIETLMEIGTMLSRLPHKAATAFILAQVDGVPYRDIARDLGVSERMVQKYIAQGMLQCALIDAGLGR; encoded by the coding sequence ATGAAGGCTGACGGATACGGTGCGGCACCGTCCATGGACGTGATCTACGGCGATCACCACGAATGGCTCCAAGGGTGGCTGCGACGCCGCCTGGGCAACGCGGCCGACGCCGCCGACCTGGCCCATGACGCCTTCCTTCGCCTGCTCAGCAAGCCGGCCTCGCAAGGATTCAAGAGCTTTCCAGAGGCACGGGGCTATTTGCGCGCCATGGCCAATGGCCTGTGCGCGGACTTCTGGCGCCGCCGCGAGGTCGAACAAGCCTGGCTGGACACACTGGCCACGCGCCCTGAATCGTTCGAACCGTCGCCCGAGCAACGCGCGTTGGTCATCGAAACGCTGATGGAAATCGGCACGATGCTGAGCCGCTTGCCGCACAAGGCCGCCACCGCCTTCATCCTGGCGCAGGTGGACGGCGTGCCCTACCGCGACATCGCCCGGGACCTCGGCGTGTCGGAACGCATGGTCCAGAAATACATCGCCCAGGGCATGCTGCAATGCGCCTTGATCGATGCCGGGCTGGGCAGATAG
- a CDS encoding FecR domain-containing protein produces the protein MAPPLPNPPPGNGAAPSPGRLQAADFDSLQQAADWFALLRADRVTEQDRKAWQAWLRERTEHATAWHHVEAVSQRFEPLRVGGGEAALAGAAAARKGVLKRRRLLGGGAIVLGTSLLGWQGWRHTPLRDQALALAADHATGTGERRDLLLTDGSRIWLNARSAMDVDYRDAARRLTLLAGEILIDTAPDPARRPFYVESRFGRMQALGTRFSVRLAQDQVQLDVYDGEVAVRNRAGATVNVMAGGQARFNAERILSTERADPARQAWSRGVVLADNLPLKTLVNELGRYRKGYLGVAPEVADMLVMGVFPADDPDRALDLLERNLPVRVQRPLPWWTSIVAR, from the coding sequence ATGGCGCCGCCGTTGCCAAATCCGCCTCCCGGCAATGGGGCCGCGCCCTCGCCAGGCCGCTTGCAGGCGGCCGATTTCGACAGCCTGCAACAGGCCGCCGACTGGTTTGCCCTGTTGCGCGCGGATCGCGTCACCGAGCAGGACAGGAAGGCGTGGCAGGCCTGGCTGCGCGAGCGAACCGAGCACGCCACGGCATGGCATCACGTCGAAGCCGTCAGCCAGCGGTTCGAGCCGCTGCGCGTGGGTGGAGGCGAAGCGGCGCTGGCGGGCGCCGCCGCGGCTCGCAAAGGCGTGCTCAAACGGCGTCGACTGCTGGGCGGCGGCGCCATCGTGCTGGGCACGAGCTTGTTGGGCTGGCAGGGGTGGCGCCATACGCCGCTGCGCGATCAGGCACTGGCGCTAGCCGCCGACCACGCCACCGGCACGGGAGAACGGCGCGACCTGCTGCTGACAGACGGATCCAGAATCTGGCTCAACGCCAGAAGCGCAATGGATGTGGATTACCGCGACGCCGCCCGCCGCTTGACGCTGCTGGCCGGGGAGATCCTGATCGATACGGCACCCGACCCTGCGCGGCGGCCGTTCTATGTCGAATCCCGTTTTGGACGCATGCAGGCCTTGGGCACGCGTTTCAGCGTGCGCCTGGCGCAAGACCAGGTTCAACTGGACGTCTATGACGGCGAAGTGGCGGTGCGCAACCGTGCCGGCGCGACGGTGAACGTCATGGCAGGCGGCCAAGCCCGCTTCAATGCCGAACGGATCCTGTCCACCGAGCGCGCCGACCCCGCCCGCCAAGCGTGGAGCCGGGGCGTCGTGCTGGCCGACAACCTCCCCTTGAAAACGCTCGTCAATGAGCTGGGACGTTACCGCAAAGGCTATCTGGGCGTGGCGCCGGAAGTCGCCGACATGCTCGTCATGGGCGTATTCCCCGCCGACGACCCCGACCGCGCGCTGGACTTGCTGGAACGCAATCTGCCCGTGCGCGTGCAACGGCCACTGCCATGGTGGACATCGATCGTCGCGCGCTGA